GGTCGACGAGATCGTCGAATGCCACCTGGTCAGCGGCGGTTTCGACTACCTGATGAAATTCGTCACGACCGGCGTCGTGCACTACCAGACCATCATCGAAGGCCTGCTCGACGCCCACATCGGCATCGAAAAATACTTCAGCTACATCGTCATCAAGTCGCCCTTCACGAAGGGCCACTACCCGGTCGAAAAGCTGTTCAACCACCAGCCGGCCTGACCTGCTGCGCGCGGCATAAAATGCCGCCAGCGCGCGCAATTCGCAATTTCCGCCGCGGCGGCGCCACCGCAACGCGCCCCATCGGCTGACCTGCCTGGATACCATGATCCGCAGGCCGTGAGCATGCCACGGCCGCTCCGATCAACTCATCCACAGGCGACCCGATGCCCCTCCAACTGATCCGATCCGAACTCCTGTGTTCGGAAAACTTCATCGCCGGCCGCTGGCAGAGCGCCGCGGCAGCCGCGCACTACGACGTCGTCGATCCGGCCAGCGGGACGGTGTTCGCGCACGTTCCGGACAGCGGTCCGGCCGACGCGCGCGACGCCGCCGATGCCGCCGCGGCCGCGTTCGGCGCATGGCGCGCACGCAGCGCGCGCGAACGCGCCCAACTGCTCAAGCGCTGGCACGCGCTGATCCAGGCCAACGCCGACGACCTGGCGCGCCTGATCTCCAGCGAACAGGGCAAGCCCCTGGCCGAGGCGCGCGGCGAGGTCGCCTACGGCGCGTCGTACGTCGAATGGTTCGCCGAGGAAGCCGTGCGCGCGTACGGCGACATGATCCCCGAGCCGGTGCGCGGCAAGAAGCTGATGGTGGTGAAGGAACCGGTCGGCATCGTCGCCGCCGTCACGCCATGGAATTTTCCGCTGGCGATGATCGCCCGTAAGATCGCCCCCGCCCTGGCCGCCGGCTGCACCGTGGTGGCCAAGCCTGCCGAGGACACGCCGCTGACCGCGCTGGCGCTCGTGCGGCTGGCCGCGGAAGCCGGCATTCCGGACGGCGTGATCAACCTCGTCACCGCCTCGCGCGCGCAGACCCCGGCCGTCGTCCAGGCATGGATGGACGATGGCCGGGTGCGCAAGGTCACGTTCACCGGGTCGACCGCCGTCGGCAAGATGCTGGCGCGCGGCGCCGCCGACACGCTCAAGAAGCTGTCGCTGGAACTGGGCGGCAATGCGCCGTTCATCGTGTTCGAGGACGCCGACATCGATGCCGCCGTCGACGGACTGATGGCGGCCAAGTTCCGCAACGGCGGCCAGACCTGCGTCAGCCCCAACCGGGTGTACGTGCAACGCAGCGTCTACGATCTCTTCGCCGCCAGGCTGACGGCGCGCGTGGCGGCGCTGAAGGTCGGACCGGCCACCGATCCGGAAGCCCAGGTGGGGCCGATGATCAATGCCCGCGCCATCGAGAAGATCGTCCAGCACGTGGGCGATGCGCTCGCCCATGGCGGGACCGTGCTGACCGGCGGCGAACGGCTGCGCCTTGCGGGCGTCGCCGGCACCACGTTCTTCGCGCCGACCGTGATCGGCGACGCCTGCCCGGACATGCGCCTCGCGCACGAGGAAACCTTCGGCCCCGTGATCGCGCTGTTCCCGTTCGACGGCGAGGACGAGGTCGTGGCGCTCGCCAACGACACCCCGTACGGGCTGGCCTCGTACTTCTACGCCAGCGACCTGGCGCGCGTCTGGCGCGTGGCCGAGCGGCTCGACAGCGGCATCGTCGGCATCAACGAAGGCGCGCTGGCGGCGGAGGCCGCGCCGTTCGGCGGCGTCAAGGAATCCGGCTACGGGCGCGAAGGTTCGCGCTACGGCCTGGACGACTACATGCACACCAAGTACCTGTGCATGGGAGGCCTGCGATGAACGCGCCGGAGCGTTATCCGATCGAACTCCGGTTCCCCGACCTGTCCCCGTACGCCGCGGGCAACACGGGCATTCCCTACGTGTACACCTTCGACAGCGGCGTGCCGGGCCGGCACACGATGATCAATGCCCTCACCCACGGCAACGAGGTGTGCGGCGCGATCGCGGTGAAGGGCTTGCTCGATGCCGGCCTGCGCCCGCGCCGCGGCCGCCTCACGCTGGCGTTCGCCAACGTCGAGGCCTACGTGCGCTTCGATCCGGCGCGCCCGGACGCGTCGCGTTTCGTCGACCAGGACTTCAACCGTGTGTGGATGCCGGACGTGCTGGACGCCCCGGGCCGCGACTCGAGCGAACTGCGGCGCGCGCGCGCCATGCGTCCGGTCGTCGACGGCGTCGACTGGCTGCTCGACCTGCATTCCATGCACGAGCGCAGCGCGCCGTTGACCGTGTGCGGACCGCTCGACAAGGGCATCGCCCTGGCGCGCGCGCTGGGCGCGCCGGCCGACATCGTCAGCGACGCCGGACATCCCGAAGGCCGCCGCATGCGCGACTACGGCGGGTTCGGCGCGCCCGGCAGTCCGAAGAACGCGCTGCTGATCGAATGCGGCCAGCACTGGGAGGCGAGCGCCGTCGGCGTGGCGCGCGACGCCTGCGCGCGCTTCCTCGAACTGGCCGGAAACGTCGACCGCGGCGACCTGCCGGACGGCTGGCTGGCGCCCGCTGCCGCCGTGCCGCGCCTGATCCGCGTCACCGAGCCCGTGGTCGCACGCAGCGCCGACTTCCGCTTCGCCGGCCCGTACACCGGCCTCGAACACTTTCCCGAGGCCGGCACCGTGATCGGCTGGAACGAGGGCGAGCCGGTGCGCACGCCCTATCCCGACTGCGTGCTCGTGATGCCGTCGCTGCGCCAGGTGCGCGCCGGCGTCACCGTGGTGCGCTTCGGCCGCCTCGTCGATTGATAGTTTTCCTGAACCGAAAGGACTTCCATGACCCATCCAGCCATGCTCCGTTTCGCCGCCATCGAACCGGCCGTCAGCGAGCAGTTCGTCGACCCCGACAAGCGCATCAAGGGCAATCCGCGCCGCGTCACCCGGGAATATTTCGCCAATGACGTGCACGGCGTGCGCGCCGGCACCTGGCAGGCCGAGGCAGGGGCGTACCGCATCGCCCTGGCCGCCGGCAAGCACGAGTTCTTCCACATCCTCAGCGGCGAGGTCGCCATCTCGCATCCGGACGGCAGCGGCACCGTCGCCTACGGTCCCGGCGACACGGGCGTGATCCCGCCGGGCTTCACGGGCATCTTCGAGATCGTCCGGCCGGCCAGCAAGTTCTGGGTCGTCACCGAACGCCGGGAATAAGGCCGTTGCGCCGGCCCCTTCGCGCCAGGCGCTCCGGCCGGAGCGCCGCCCCGATCCCAAAACGAACCGGACGCGCCGGGGTCAGCGCAGCAGCTGAACCCCGAACATGAAGACGAGCCGGCGCCCGTCCGTACCGAGCGTGCCGAGGTCGCGCCCGACACTGCCTTGAAGAATCAGCTGATCGGCCAGGCGCCACTTGAATCCGGCGCTGGCGAGCGTGCGGCCGCGCTCCCCGTCGGCGCGCGTGGCGTCGAGTTCGACGCGGCACTCGAGGTCCGGCCGGCATTGGCGCGTCAACTTCAGGCCGGCCAGCCATTCGTCGGGGCCGTATTGCACGAACCGGCGTCCGCCCTGCACGAACAGCGCGTTGTCGCCCCTGCGGACCCCTGCCAGCAGCGGCACCGCGACGCTGCGGCCGGGATCGGCCAGGCCGTCGCGCACGGCGCTGCCGGACAGGTTCCAGGCATAGGTCGGGAACAGTGCCAATGCGATGCCGGACGACGCATCGTCGAAGAAGCGCCACTTGGCGCCGACCGTCGCCGACGCGAAGCGCGCGCGCGCGTCCATGCCCGGCTCGCGCAGCATCACGCGCGGCACCGCCAGCGCCAGCTGCGTGCGCTCACCCCAGCCGTAATTGATGTCGCTGGCCGGGACCGCGTAGCTGCGGCTGGACGCCGTGTGCTCGCCGCTCACGACCAGGTTGATTTCCCAGTTGCCGGCACCCGGCGTATCGGTGTCCTCGGTGGCGGCGCAGGATGCGTGCGCCGCCGCGAGCACCAGCGCCGGCAGCGCGCGCCGCACCGGTTCCCTCAGAAGTACCTGACCCATGCCCGCTTCGACGTGCGCTTGTACCGTGCGAAGGCGCGGCACGGTACGTACAGCACCGGCATCAGCGCCAGCGCCACGATCCAGATCGGCCATATGTGGTCGACGCCGTAGCGCACCCCGTGGTTGGCGCCGAACAGCGCCACCAGCACGTGCTGCAGCGCCAGCAGCACGTACAGGTGCAGCAGGTAGTAGAACATGGGCGCGCCGCCGAACGTGGCGCAGGCGCGCGTGAACCAGTTGTCGCGCGGTTCCAGCGCGGCCAGCACCAGCGCGCCGGTCCCCAGCGTCATCAGCAGGAAGTCGAGCGACGGCGGATATTTGGTGTAGTTCACGAACGACATCACGGTGCGCACGGCGCTGTCCTGCACGGTCCACGGCAATGCCTCGCCGTAGATGTTAAAGCCGCGCAGCAGCGCCAGCAGCAGCAACGCGCCGACGCCCGCCGCGACCAGGATGCGGCGGCGGCGGTCCGGCGCCATCGTGGCCGCGTACACCGGTCCGGCCGCGTAACCCGCCAGGATCACCCCGATCCAGGGCAGCAGCGGATACGTGACCTTCAGCTTGACCGCGCCGTCGGCGACCAGGTAGCCGCGGTGCAGGAGGATCGTCCAGACGTCGTACGCGATGGTGCCCGGTGCGAACGACATCCAGGCGAGCGCATTGTGGCCGAAGATGATCGCGAGGCCGACCGCGCCCAGCAGGGCCGTGGGCAGCTTGTGCACGAGCCCCAGCACGATCATGGCCAGGCCGATCACCCAGATCACCTGCAGGTAAAGCGTGGACGGCGGAAAGGCGCCGGCCCAGGCGAAGTTGACGAACACCAGTTCCAGGAACACGAGCAGCAAGCCGCGCTTGACGAGGAAGCCGGTCGCCGGACGCGGTCCCGAGGCTGGGTGCGCGTACAGCCATGCCGACAGCCCCGTGAGGAACACGAACACGGGCGCGCAGAAGTGCGCGGCGAGGCGCGTGAAGAACAGCGCCGGATCGGTGGCGGCGACGTCCATCGGGTCGCTCACCTGCATGTGCAGATAGAGCGTCTCGCGCACGTGGTCGAACAGCATGATGAGCATGACGAGTCCGCGCAGGACGTCGATCACGGCAATGCGCGAACGCGCGGGTTGCACACCGGCCTGCGCGGCGGGCGACGCCATCGGGCCGGTCCAGGCGGCGGCGTTATACGAGTTGGTCTGGTCCATCTGTCTGCCTTGGATTCGAGTTGTCGATGAAGCTGTCGTGCGCCGGTTGGCGCGACGAAACCATTGTAAGGAGACGATTCCGGATTTTGTGCTTTGTTCCCGCCGCGCGGCAGCGCCGGGGCAGCGAAGATGGGCGCAGGACAGCATTTCGTACGGCGCCCGCAGCGCCCCGGCGCGGCCGGCAAGCTATGTCGCGCGGAGCGCACAAAACCACTCTTTCTGTTTCCCGGACGGTCCCAAACAAGACAATTCCGCTGGACGGATATGTTGTAATGCATGGAGACCAAGCCAGCCGCCCGTGCTGGCATAGCGATAGGACGGAACCGATGACCGACGTACCTTCCCTGCCTCATTCCGCCACGCGCCGCGAGC
This genomic stretch from Massilia putida harbors:
- a CDS encoding cupin domain-containing protein, which translates into the protein MTHPAMLRFAAIEPAVSEQFVDPDKRIKGNPRRVTREYFANDVHGVRAGTWQAEAGAYRIALAAGKHEFFHILSGEVAISHPDGSGTVAYGPGDTGVIPPGFTGIFEIVRPASKFWVVTERRE
- a CDS encoding M14 family metallopeptidase — protein: MNAPERYPIELRFPDLSPYAAGNTGIPYVYTFDSGVPGRHTMINALTHGNEVCGAIAVKGLLDAGLRPRRGRLTLAFANVEAYVRFDPARPDASRFVDQDFNRVWMPDVLDAPGRDSSELRRARAMRPVVDGVDWLLDLHSMHERSAPLTVCGPLDKGIALARALGAPADIVSDAGHPEGRRMRDYGGFGAPGSPKNALLIECGQHWEASAVGVARDACARFLELAGNVDRGDLPDGWLAPAAAVPRLIRVTEPVVARSADFRFAGPYTGLEHFPEAGTVIGWNEGEPVRTPYPDCVLVMPSLRQVRAGVTVVRFGRLVD
- a CDS encoding NAD-dependent succinate-semialdehyde dehydrogenase, with translation MPLQLIRSELLCSENFIAGRWQSAAAAAHYDVVDPASGTVFAHVPDSGPADARDAADAAAAAFGAWRARSARERAQLLKRWHALIQANADDLARLISSEQGKPLAEARGEVAYGASYVEWFAEEAVRAYGDMIPEPVRGKKLMVVKEPVGIVAAVTPWNFPLAMIARKIAPALAAGCTVVAKPAEDTPLTALALVRLAAEAGIPDGVINLVTASRAQTPAVVQAWMDDGRVRKVTFTGSTAVGKMLARGAADTLKKLSLELGGNAPFIVFEDADIDAAVDGLMAAKFRNGGQTCVSPNRVYVQRSVYDLFAARLTARVAALKVGPATDPEAQVGPMINARAIEKIVQHVGDALAHGGTVLTGGERLRLAGVAGTTFFAPTVIGDACPDMRLAHEETFGPVIALFPFDGEDEVVALANDTPYGLASYFYASDLARVWRVAERLDSGIVGINEGALAAEAAPFGGVKESGYGREGSRYGLDDYMHTKYLCMGGLR
- a CDS encoding DUF1624 domain-containing protein, with product MDQTNSYNAAAWTGPMASPAAQAGVQPARSRIAVIDVLRGLVMLIMLFDHVRETLYLHMQVSDPMDVAATDPALFFTRLAAHFCAPVFVFLTGLSAWLYAHPASGPRPATGFLVKRGLLLVFLELVFVNFAWAGAFPPSTLYLQVIWVIGLAMIVLGLVHKLPTALLGAVGLAIIFGHNALAWMSFAPGTIAYDVWTILLHRGYLVADGAVKLKVTYPLLPWIGVILAGYAAGPVYAATMAPDRRRRILVAAGVGALLLLALLRGFNIYGEALPWTVQDSAVRTVMSFVNYTKYPPSLDFLLMTLGTGALVLAALEPRDNWFTRACATFGGAPMFYYLLHLYVLLALQHVLVALFGANHGVRYGVDHIWPIWIVALALMPVLYVPCRAFARYKRTSKRAWVRYF